In a single window of the Methylococcus sp. Mc7 genome:
- a CDS encoding DUF3240 family protein gives MSDLVLLTLLVPPQLEDTLVDWLLSAPAIRGFSSQAASGHSSRTEEMSLNEQVAGRTRRVRFEAQLSGDGLGETLKALRADFRGSGIHYWVVPVLDTGGL, from the coding sequence ATGTCCGATCTCGTGTTGTTGACCCTCCTGGTGCCCCCGCAGCTTGAGGACACTCTGGTTGACTGGCTGCTGAGCGCTCCCGCCATACGGGGATTCAGCAGCCAAGCCGCATCCGGCCACTCGAGCCGTACGGAAGAAATGAGCCTGAACGAGCAGGTCGCCGGACGTACCCGGCGCGTCCGTTTCGAAGCTCAACTTTCCGGGGACGGATTGGGGGAAACCCTGAAGGCCTTGCGCGCGGACTTTCGGGGCAGCGGCATCCATTACTGGGTGGTACCGGTGCTGGATACTGGCGGCTTGTAA